The following is a genomic window from Paenibacillus sp. FSL R5-0766.
ACAGTTACAGATGTAGAGGAAGATGCTTCTCTGCATGTACGAACCTATGGCGATGGCCCATCTGTAACAGCAGAACATGTTGTTGTAGCTTCTCATTTCCCTGTCTATGATCCCGGATTCTATTTCACGCGGTTACATGCGGAACGATCCTACGCCGTATTAGTCGAACCGGAGAAACCCTATGCCGGCGGCATGTACATCTCGGACGATACACCGTCCCGCTCCTTGCGTACCGTCTTACATGACGGTAAGGAACTTATCCTCTTTGGCGGCGAAAATCACAAAACCGGACAAGGCATCTGCACCTTCGGTCATTATGAACGACTCGAGCAGTTCGCAGCGGAGACATTTGGCATCCGCAACATCCCTTTTCGCTGGTCAGCCCAGGATCTGATCTCTATCGACAAGGTGCCCTACATCGGACCGATTACCGGAAGACATGAACGTGTCTATGTGGCGACCGGGTTTGCCAAATGGGGTATGACGACTGGTACAATGGCAGGACACATTCTTGCGGATCGCATCACTGGACGTGACAACCCTCATGCTGCCATATTCGATCCGGCAAGATTCAAGGCTGATCCTGGCATGAAACACTTTATTGTGGAAAATATGAATGTAGCCAAGGAATTAATCTCCGGTAAAGTAGGCATTGTGCACAAAAATGTTAGCGATATTGGTGAAGACGAAGGAGCTGTCGTTCGACATAATGGCAAACGGGCTGGTGCCTACAAAGACACCAGTGGCAAGCTGTTTCTCGTGGATACCACCTGCACCCATCTGGGGTGCGAAGTCGAATGGAACGAGGGCGAGCGTTCGTGGGATTGCCCATGCCATGGTTCCCGCTTCAATTATGCAGGCCATGTGATTGAGGGCCCTGCTGTGGAAGACCTTAAAGTTCTGGATGCACAAGAATAACCGACATTTAGCGATTCACCTGTAAACCAAAGAAACCAAAGTTCATCTCACAGACCGGATCGGAATCCGCCTTCAGACGGAAGCAACCGATCCGGTTTTTGCGTATGCTGAATTATATAGCTAAACAGACAGCCTCGGCTAAGTATTCGCATTAAACGAACTTATGATCGATAAATCGTGATACGGAACTATTTTAAAGTCACTACCTTGCATTAAACAGTACTGGATGCTATGATGACTTCACCACTACTGAACAATATACACTAGCTATAAATGAAGCTACGAAGGAGGAACCTGTGTGAATGTGAACATCCAGTTCAAAAAAGGAGTATTGGAGCTGTGCGTCCTGGTATTAATTAACCGCCAGGATCGGTATGGCTACGAACTGGCTCAGGCGGTCTCCAAACATATCGAAGTTGCTGAAGGTGCACTGTATCCCTTGCTTCGCCGGCTTGTGAATGACGGTTACTGCACCACCTACCTGCAAGAATCAAGCGAAGGACCGCCGCGCAAGTATTACCGACTATCCGATACAGGTCGCGATTACATGACGGCACTGACAACAGAATGGAATGAATTTGTGCGCAATGTCGCAAATCTGATTGAGGAAGGAATCCCTAATGAATAGACAACAATTTATGAAAGCCATGGAAGTTCATCTACGGCCGATGGACCCGTTCGAAAGGGCTGAGTTGCTCGCCGACTATGATCAACATTTCGAGCTTGGACTACGAGAAGGCCGGCTGGAAGAAGAGATTGCTCGGGAACTGGGACACCCGGAAGAGATCGCCAAGGAAGCACTCGGTGATCGTTATGACATTCATACGCCGGGTTCAGATGCGTTCTATGCACCGACGTATCGCGAAATGCGGTCACCTAGAAACAGCACCAGAGCCACTCGCAAATTTTTCACAGCCATCGGCCTGTTATTCCTGAATCTGATTCTTGGCATTCCTCTTGGTCTCATGATGTGGTCGGTATGGCTTGTTATTGCCAGCCTTTCCTTGCTGGTATTGGCTCCTGTGGCAGCAGTTGTGGACTTTGTATTCCTGGGGCAACTCGATAAACCGGAAATTTTCGTTGCGATTGGCGCTTTCGGTGTCGGCATTTTGTTTGCTATCACATCGAAGTATGTCTTTAGAGCCTTCAAAATCGTCACTCTTCAATATATTAGATGGAATAAAAACACGATGAAAGGAGATGTTTCCGCATGAGTACCAAAAAATGGCTTGCACTCGCCGTGATATGTATCGGAATAGGTTTACTTGGTACATCCATCTATGGCGTTCAGTTCGGGGATGAACGGGAGCATTATTCTAAACGATGGGATTTCAAAGCAGATGAATTGCAGAACATTATCATGAATGCTAATTTCAGTGCAGATATTGAATTTGTTGTAAGCCCGGATTCGAATGGTTATATCGAAGTGGATGGCAAATGGGACTCTGCCGTAGTCAAAAGCTTCGAACAAGCCACTTTATCCAACGGCACATTCCAACTGTCTCAGACAGAACGTGAACGATTACAATTTTTCACCCTGTATTGGAATGATCAAGACTCCACAATAACTGTGGCCCTGCCCGAAGGACACCAATTAAATGAGGTTAAGCTGGATTCTTCTTCAAGTGACTGGGATCTGACAGGTTTAAATGCCAATCAGCTTGAGCTGAACACCACCTCAGGTTCCATACGTCTGGAAAACATCAAGGCGCCCAATATTGAATTGGTTCTAACTTCGGGTGACATTAACGCTTCCATGATCAATGGAGACATGACCGTGAAACAGACATCCGGAAGCTTCACGGCAGATCAGATTGCCGGTCAAGTGAACAGTAAGATTAAATCAGGAGATATTGAGATCACTGAATTAAACGGTGCAGCCGATGTTCAATTCACTTCGGGTAGCATTCATATTGAACAGTCCCATCCTGCCCCGATTAATGCGTCTGGAACATCAGGAGATATTTTCATTCAAGCTGCACCTGATTTTGACGGAATCTATGACGCTAAGGCTACTTCCGGAAGTGTAGATGTACCTGAATCGCCAATGGTGAGCCGGGAAGTGATCAAGGCCCGTACTTCTTCTGGCAGCATCGAGATTACCAAATAGTGATGAAGCAAATTTCCGAACTGTGGGTAATATAGTATAATCAGATGCCAGTCCAATTCTAAGGAGGAATTACCCACATGGAACTTAAAAATAAAACAGCGATCATCACAGGTGCTGGTAAAGGTATCGGACGTGCGATTGCTGAGGCACTTGCCAAAGAAGGTGTGCACCTTGGCCTTATTGCACGTACCGCTTCCGATCTTCAGGCTCTGCAACAGTCACTTAGTCAAGAATACGGTGTAAAAGTAACCAGTGCTGTAGCAGATATCTCGGATCGCACGCAGGCGGAAGCCGCTGTAGCAGCCATCGAGATGGAACTCGGTGCGGTGGATATCCTTATCAATAATGCGGGGATCGGAAAGTTCGGGACGTTCATGGAGATGGAGCCGGAAGAGTGGGAGCGCATCCTGCAGGTGAACGTTATGGGTACATATTACGTTACACGCGCTGTCCTTCCGAGCATGATCAAGGAAAGTAGCGGCAGCATTATCAATATTGCTTCCACTGCAGGTGAACGCGGATTCGCTACAGGTTCGGCATACTGTGCATCCAAGTTTGCACTACTCGGCATGACCGAATCTCTGATGCAGGAAGTGCGTAAGTCCAACATTCGTGTGACAGCACTGACTCCAAGCACCGTTAATACGGAGCTTGCGACCAATGCCGGACTGAAAATTGGCGACGAAGATCGCATGATGCAAGCGGAAGATGTAGCTGAACTTGCACTCGCAACGCTCAAGCTGTCCGACCGTGTCTTTGTCAAAGCAGCAGGCATCTGGACGACTAATCCGCAATAGACAGAGGCTGCTGATCATTCTACGGAATCTCTCGCACCTTATTGTGCTCTTTTGCAGGAAATGAGAAACGTAACGAATCTCTGCGACGTTATTTCGCCAGAAGTCTGTGGAATGTAGCCAAATTACACACACAGCAGTGAAATAAAGCGTCTGAGATTCGTTACATCTCGAGATCTGCTTAGAATCATCTAATAGGGCTCGCTCAGTTCGTTAGAAATATAAAAGGACGTTTCCCATTGTACATGTATGCAGGTTCGCATGTTCATGACTTGGGAGCCGTCCTTTTTGTATTTTACAAATGATCCAGACCCAATTCTTTGGACACCGCAATGAGCACCACCGCAGGCTCCTCACCGATATTGGTCACTTCATGGGGCACGATCGCATTCCAGGTAAACGAATCACCCACTTCAAGAATTTCCACATCTTCGCATTGCTCCGCACGAATCTTGCCCTGCAACACCAGATGGCTTTCCTCTCCGGCATGTTTGCTCACCCCGGTCGAAGCACCCGGCGGTAACTCCACAATGGACATACGCATTGCACCTTTGGCTGTAAGCTGCTGCACTTTGATCTGTCCGCTTCCGGCTGTCGTCTCCTTGCGCTCGTTCTTACGTACCACATTCATCCGTTGCTCCGGTGTCAGCAGCAAATAAGGAAGTGGCACTTCCAGATAATCCGCAATACTTTCAAGCGTAGCAATGGAAGGTGACGTTTTGTTGTTTTCCACGTTGCTGATAAAACCTTTGGACAAACCGGTTCCCTCGCACATCTGCATGATCGTAATCTGTTTCTGTTTGCGGATCGTACGAATAGCCAAGCCAATATCCATATTGCGTCCCTCCCCTTCTATTGATCTATATAAGACACCAGACGTAAGCTTAGCTACTTCAGGTTATCTATTCGGCGCTTGTCTCAACAAATATAATCCGATTGCCAAACGGATCTGTCACGGTCATTTCTCTTGATTGCCATGGGGTCTCCTCTATACCGGGTCTCGCATTTTTGTACTCTTTCTGACGAAGTGCACCATGGAATGTATCCAAGTTATCTGTTTCCACGCGCAAGGCAGCTCCAGGTGTACAATCTCCATGATGTTCGGATAAATGAATCACGATGGAATCGAGTGAAATCTGCATATATAAGGGCATATCTTGCTCAAATCGATGTTCCCAATCCAATTGGAAACCGAGGTATTCAAGGTAAAACTCTCTAGCTTTATTTTCATCAAATATTCTCAAAATAGGCACGATACTCTTTAACATCCTGATCACGTCCTCGGGAATAAGATATGAACCATGCGCAGCGGCATTTATTGTAGAACCATTCAAGATTTTTTATAAACAACATATATTCATCATACAAAAAAAGTATTGACCCTACAATGAAACCATGATAAATTTTGTTCATAAATAAGAATATTTATTTCATATTGGTGAACTTTATTGTCAGAAAAGATATATTTAACTCATTCCTCTTCAGGTGGTGTTTTCAATGAATTCTCCTTATATACATGAAGTCCGATTACCGTCTCATTACAATCCAGATCAACGTTATCCTGTCATTTTCGCCTTACATGGCATGGGGTCAGATGAACAGGATATGCTTCGTTTAATGGAGCCTATGCAGTCTGATTTTATTATTGTTGCCATCCGTGGGCCTATCGTTCAGGGTAGTGGTTATGCTTATTTTCAGATTAAAAGCATTGGCAACCCCATCCGTGAATTGTATGATGCCTCCGTTCAGGGACTGCAACAATTGATTGTTGATCTGTCTGCCAAATATGCTATTGATCCCACACGGCGTTATATCGCCGGATTCAGCCAGGGCGCCATTATGGCGATGACTTTATCGCTGATTATGGGAGATGCAATTAAAGGCATTGTAGCGATGAGTGGGTACATCCCGCAATTTGTGAAAGACGAGTACAAGCTGCAACCCGATTCGGAGCTGTCTGTGTTCATCTCGCATGGGGATCAGGATCATCTATTCCCGCTGCAACTGGGGGAATATAACGCCAATTTCTTCCGTCAACATACCAATCACGTCACATATGTACCTTACAACGGTGGGCACCAAGTGACCCCCGATCTATATCAACAATTTCAACACTGGCTTCGGACGGATGCAAATCTGACTACCGAGGACTCGAAAGGACTGAATTCATAATGATGCCATCCCTGTTTGTTGCTCACGGTGCCCCATCACTGGCACTGGAGGAGAATGTGTACACTGAATTTTTGCAGAAACTTGGACAGGAACTGCCGAAACCCAAAGCAATTGTATTGTTCTCTGCTCACTGGGAATCCACAACTCAGCTTGTATCCTCGGTAGCCAACTATGAGACCATTTATGATTTCGGCGGTTTCCAGCCAGAGCTGTACCAGATCAAGTATCCAGCTCAAGGACAGGCAGAGACCACAGCCGAGGTGGAGCGTTTATTCACAGAAGCCGGGATTCCGGTACAAACGGATGACGTTCGTGGCCTGGATCACGGCGCTTGGGTCGTTCTGCGCCTGCTCTACCCAGATGCGGATATTCCCGTAGTCGCCTTGTCCGTGAATCGCTATCTGACAGGTGAGCAGCAATATCAGGTCGGACAAGCGCTCGCTTCCTTGCGTGAGCAAGACATTCTCGTCATTGGCAGCGGCGGAACCGTCCACAATCTACGTCGATTGAACTGGGAAAGTGACGGCGTTGACCCGTGGGCATCGGAGTTCGACAACTGGTTACATGACAAGCTGGTGAGTTGGGATACGGAGTCTCTCTTCTCCTATGATAAACTGGCACCTTCAGCTCAAGCCGCCGTGCCTACGCCGGAGCATTTTGTACCGCTGTTACTCGCCATGGGTGCGGGAGATCAGAACAAGCAGGCATCGCTCCTGTTCAAAGCCTATCAGTATGGCAATCTGAGCTTGTCCTGTTGGAAGTTTGAATAAAGAGGACGATGTAAAACGAACTAAAGTATTTACACTCGTTACTCCGATGACAGAACAACCTTCCGATCGCTGTTATCCCCAGATTTTTTTATTTACTTTATATAAAGGTGAAAATCTGGGGATAAAGGCGAACACTTCGCTTCTTCAGGTTATTTCTGCCCTCTACGTTTTCGTGTAAAAGATTAGTTTCATTTATAAAGTAGATAAATAACTAGCGTGAGTTACAGGGAATGCCCCTGTTACTCACGCTTTATTTGTTGTTACCGCCTTTAAATGATGAGACCATCGGAGCATGTAAGACAAAACTCTAGTTTCTTGTGTGCTTTTCCGGATTATAACTATAATATGAGGTGAAATCAGGCACAGTTTGCTCGCTTATCACTCACCATATTATCTGAATAGCTCATACGGAGGGAATTGGATGCCAGAACAGCGTATATATGAATTGATGGATGAACTGGATATGTTGCTGGAGGAGAAGGTACAGGATGAGGAAAACCGGGAGCTCTTGGAGGCATATCGCGAGTTTGAAGGCGTGACGGATGAGCAGCTCGACGCATTCGAGCAGGAACATGGTGTTCGTTTGCCCACTGATTTTTGTGCATTCTACAAACGAAAAAACGGCAGTGGATATGGCTTTCACGTGTTGTATCCAAGTCTTGAGGAAGGACGGGAATCCGAGCCATTTTACCTGTTATCCCTGGAGAAGATTCAAAAGGAGCAGTCCACGCTGGTGGAGAACCGCATGGATGATTATTTTACCGAAGAAGAGATCCGTGAGCTTGATCCTCGAATCAAACCCTACCTTTTTCAAAAGAAATGGATCACGTTTGGCAAGCTTGGAGGCGGTTCACTGTATCTGATGTTCGATTTTGATCCGACAGAGCAAGGAACCGTCGGGCAGATTATTATGTAAGTACATGATCCGGATTTTGTATATTATGTCGCTGGGACGTTTACGGAACTGTTGGAACAATCCAACCGCAATTTACGTGCCTTGGAGGCTATCGAGTACTGAGTTGCACATGGTGATATGACCTTTTTTGCATAATGCTGGGATATGTCAAAGCGGTTATAATAACATTTAGTGGAAATGCACATGCTGTATAGATAAGACTGCCTTTTCTACACCTAATACATTGATCTGGGAGGAACATACGAAGTGGCTGAACAACCGAAGTCTGAGAGCTTTATGTCTCTCATCAAAAAAGGAAACACATCCTCCGCCGTAGCGATGGCAGGTAATGCCGTACTTGCTGTGTGCAAAGGGGGAGCCTTCCTATTCAGTGGCAGTGGCGCCATGTTCGCTTCGGCGATGCATTCACTCGCTGATGCCATTAACCAAGGGTTTGTCTTTGTCGGAAGTGTGTTGTCCGAGAAAAAACCTACACGCCGCTTCCCGACCGGATTCGGACGGGTCATTAACATTTTCTGCATGATCGCCGTTATTGTTGTTACCATTATGGCGTATGAAACGATCCATGAAGGTATCCATCTTTTGCAGCATCCTGTTGGTCATACCGGCGGTCTCTGGATCAACATCGGAGTGCTTGTTCTGAACATTGTCATTGACGGGGCCATTCTGATCAAAGCCATGAAGGAAATTCTAAAAGAAGCACGCGCACCCAAAGCCGCCGGATTTGCCTTGGTCCCTGCTGCCATCAAAAACGTAGGCCGTGCTGCGCCACCAACCCGTCTCGTATTCTACGAAGATGTTGTAGCAGTACTCGGTGCGACACTCGCCTTGATCTCCGTTGTAGTCATTGCATTGACCAATTTTGCATTGCTCGATGGCATTGTGACAACGATTATTGGATGTCTGATGATCGCTGTAGCCTTCCGTGTCGGTTACGATAATATGATCGGATTGATCGGTGTAGCGGCTCCCCAAGATATTGAGGACAAAGTGTCCCAGACTATTCTCGCAGACACACACGTTGCTGACATTCAGATGATGCGTATCATTCAGGAAGGCCGTTATTATCATGTCGAAGGTCTGATTGAACTGACCAAAGGACTCAGTCTTGCCGATGCGGATGACATCAAGTTCCGTATTCAGGAGAAACTGATGACAAACCCCGACATCGCCGACGCTGCCATCTCCATTATTGAGGATGACGGTGTGAACAGCTGGGGCAAGAAACATTCAGATGTAGTGAAATAACGAGCTTCGTTTTGATGACTCAGCTTTACCATTCAGTAGTTGCTCAATTTAAGTTTAACTGTTGACTAAACAGTCAACGAATCGTATATTGTTAGTAACAGATCTCGCCCGCACCTCTGCTTATGCATGTGGAACAGGGCGAGACATTTTTGCGTTATGGGGGTATTTTCCTTGCCAGATGATGTTCAAACTACGTGAAATGAAAGCGCCTACTACATATGAAGAACAACTCGAAAAGTTTAAAAACCGAAAAATGACAATTGAAAATGATGTAGAAGCAATTTCAATCCTGAAACGCATTCACTATTACAGGTTTACTGCATATGCCTTAACTTTTAAACAGGATACCTCGGACAACTACATTGAAGGAACGACTTTCAACAAAGTGTATAAGCATTATTTGTTTGATGCAGCCCTTAGAAATCACTTTATGAAGATTGTCGAGTACATCGAGATTGCCTTAAGATCACAAATTTCATACAAGCTCGCCCACAAGTACGGTGCTCTTGGATATACGAATGCCGCTAATTTTTCTAAAATTCAATTTCACCAACGTTTTATGGAGGATTTGCAAAAATGCATTCAAAAACAGCACAAAGAAGTGCTTATTGCTCATCATAGAGAGAATTACCAAGATAGATATCCTATCTGGGCGGCTTTTGAAGTCAGTACAATTTCTATGATGTCCTCACTCTATAAAAATCTAAAAACGTCTGACAAGAAGTCTATTGATCGAGAATACTACCCTTCTCCAAACATAAGTTATAGGGAACTTGAGAACTGGTTCCACGTCTTAACTGTTTTTAGGAATAGATGTGCTCACTACAGCAGACTTTTTAATTATAGAATCCCTGTTACCATAAGATACACACGAAATGATGAATTATTAGGCTTAGACAAAGCCTTTCTTTTTGGAGCTATCTACAATGCGAAGTACCTGATAAAGGATAGAACAATCTGGGATAGTTGGGTGACTGAGCTATCCTCATTAATCGAAGCTTACACTATAGTTGATATATCCCTTTTGGGATTCCCTACAAACTGGGAGCATCTGCTACGAAAGCAATGATAATTCTCTCTTGCAACATGCAAGCCTAAATCACATTTTTCTGTGTAACTTGTTCACCACCGTTTGGCACAGATTGTTTGCATGAAAAAACGACTGAGTATCTTTCGTACCTAGACTTAGGTCTAGGTTCACTTTAACTCCAAAGACGGAGGATAGACTTTTCCAGTTCATGGTATGCTGTGAGTAACGAAAGTATTGCTCTACATACAACCGTTCGGAAAATTGATCTTGTATTAAGAAGGAGAGATATTATGGCTAAACGTACGATCCTTGCGCCTGTTCTCATTTTGCTGGGCGTGTACCTGATTCTGAACCAGGGAGGTTCACTCGGTCCAGGTACAATCTTCGCTACATTCTGGCCCACGTTGTTCGTGATTCCGCTCGGGCTGTTCTTCCACTGGCTGTACTTCTCCATGATTGGCAGAGGGGTTGGACTGCTGGTTCCTGGTGGACTGCTGCTCACCGTCGGTATCGTCTGTCAGATCGCCATGTTGTTCAACAACTGGAGTACGATGTGGCCGGGCTTCATTCTGGCTGTTGCTGTTGGTTTGTTCGAATTGTATTGGTTCGGTGGTCGGAACAAATGGTTACTGATCCCCATCAACATTCTAACAGTTATATCGTTGCTGTTCTTCGCTGTGATGTCGATTGGCACGATGCTGAGCAGCTTGAGCTTTATCCAACCGTTCGTGGCGATTGTGCTGATTATGGGTGGGGCATGGATCATGGTGGGTCGCAAAAAGCGCATGTAGTGGCAATTTATAAGATGAATGGGGTGCGATTAACTGAGTCACTGCGGTGACAGAACAACTTCTGATCGCTGTTATCCCCGGATTTTTTTGAATCCCATCTGGAATGGGAAAATCCGGGGATAAAGGCGAGCGCTTCGCTTCTTCAGTTTTTTCTGTCCCCTCCGTTAACGTGTGATCTTTAATGATCATCTTTTATGGCACTTCAAGCGCTATTGCTCTAAAGTAGGTAAAAAAAGGGGTGCTGCTCGTCATCAATTGATATGACGAGCAGCACCCCTTTTTGTTTTTTTTCAGAATCTAACGAACTGTGCACACGTTATTGGCGGTTATTTACTGTGCATTTTAAACTCCAGGAACAGGTCGTTATAATGCGAGAGCATTTTTTTACCCAGATTATCGTAGACCTCCAGCTTACCTGTCAGGGTCTCGTCCGGATAGAAGCGTTCATCCTCGGAGATATCCCCTGGCAGCAGCTTAAGTGCCTCGGCGTTCGGTGTGGAATACCCGACATACTCCGCATTGCGAGCGGCATGATCAGGGTCCAGCATGAAGTTGATAAACTGGTGTGCCCCTTCAATATTACTCGCCGTCTTCGGGATAACCATGTTATCGAACCAGAGGTTCGAGCCTTCTTCTGGCACCATGTAATCCAGCTTGTCGTTCTCATCCATAATCTCGGATGCATCCCCGGACCATACAAGTCCAACTGCCGCTTCCTCGTTCGCAAGCAGCATCTTGATCTCGTCTCCGACAATTGCTCTGACGTTAGGCGTCAGTGTAGACAGCTTCTTCAGCGCTTCTTGCAAATGGTCTTCGTTGGTATCGTTCAGGGAATACCCAAGACTGTTTAATCCCATCCCAATGACTTCGCGTGCCCCGTCAAGGAGAAGGATTTGATTTTTCAGACGTGGGTCCCACAGGTCGTTCCAGCTATCAAACGTCAACCCATCCACCAGTTCGGGATTGTACACAACCCCCACCGTTCCCCAGAAATACGGGATGGAATACTTGTTACCTTCATCAAAGGACAAGTCCAAGAACCGCGGATCGATGTTATTCAGGTTAGTCAGTTTGCTGTGATCAATTGGAACGAGCAGGTCTTCTTCTTTCATTTTGCTAATCGCATATTCGGAAGGGATCGCCACATCAAACGTGGTTCCCCCCTGCTCAATCTTGGTCAGCATCGCTTCATTGGAATCAAACGTCTGATAGATAACCTTAATGCCTGTCTCATCCTCAAATTCCTTGAGCAGATCGGGGTCGATATAATCGCCCCAGTTATAGATAGTCAGCGTGTTGCCGCCAGAATACCCCTGACTCTTGTTCAGATACGAAGCCAGGATCATCAGGGCAAACGCGGCCACAAAAACAAGTGCAAATGTCCGTACCAGTTGCTTCATGGTCGCAGCCCCTTTCCTCCGGGAGGTATCCGTGTTGCACGGCGGTTAATGAAGTAATATCCGACCACCAGCAGCACCGTGAGCAGGAATAGCAGGGTAGACAAAGCATTGATGGACAACGAAACGCCCTGCCTTGCTCTGGAGTATATCTCTACCGAGAGTGTGGAGTATCCATTACCTGTGACAAAGAATGTTACTGCAAAATCATCGAGTGAGTACGTCAAAGCCATGAAGAATCCGGCAAAAATACCTGGTTTCACGTATGGCAACACCACACGCGTCAGAATCTGCCAGGAACCAGCGCCCAGATCGCGTGCCGCATCCATCAATGTTGGGCTCATCTCTTGCAGCTTTGGCAGCACCATGATCACGACAATGGGTACACTGAACGCAATATGAGACAGCAAGACCGAAGTGAAGCCCAGTTTGATGCCAATCATGGTGAACAAGA
Proteins encoded in this region:
- a CDS encoding Abi family protein, producing MLVTDLARTSAYACGTGRDIFALWGYFPCQMMFKLREMKAPTTYEEQLEKFKNRKMTIENDVEAISILKRIHYYRFTAYALTFKQDTSDNYIEGTTFNKVYKHYLFDAALRNHFMKIVEYIEIALRSQISYKLAHKYGALGYTNAANFSKIQFHQRFMEDLQKCIQKQHKEVLIAHHRENYQDRYPIWAAFEVSTISMMSSLYKNLKTSDKKSIDREYYPSPNISYRELENWFHVLTVFRNRCAHYSRLFNYRIPVTIRYTRNDELLGLDKAFLFGAIYNAKYLIKDRTIWDSWVTELSSLIEAYTIVDISLLGFPTNWEHLLRKQ
- a CDS encoding ABC transporter substrate-binding protein → MKQLVRTFALVFVAAFALMILASYLNKSQGYSGGNTLTIYNWGDYIDPDLLKEFEDETGIKVIYQTFDSNEAMLTKIEQGGTTFDVAIPSEYAISKMKEEDLLVPIDHSKLTNLNNIDPRFLDLSFDEGNKYSIPYFWGTVGVVYNPELVDGLTFDSWNDLWDPRLKNQILLLDGAREVIGMGLNSLGYSLNDTNEDHLQEALKKLSTLTPNVRAIVGDEIKMLLANEEAAVGLVWSGDASEIMDENDKLDYMVPEEGSNLWFDNMVIPKTASNIEGAHQFINFMLDPDHAARNAEYVGYSTPNAEALKLLPGDISEDERFYPDETLTGKLEVYDNLGKKMLSHYNDLFLEFKMHSK
- a CDS encoding ABC transporter permease, translated to MGRNGKLSNVYLAVVFAILYAPIAYLIFYSFNSGGHMRSFEGFTLEWYREVFADTRLLIIVLNTFIIALLSSAISTILGVAGALAIYHVRRKRTKNTLLSLNNVLIVSPDVIIGASFLILFTMIGIKLGFTSVLLSHIAFSVPIVVIMVLPKLQEMSPTLMDAARDLGAGSWQILTRVVLPYVKPGIFAGFFMALTYSLDDFAVTFFVTGNGYSTLSVEIYSRARQGVSLSINALSTLLFLLTVLLVVGYYFINRRATRIPPGGKGLRP